From a region of the Malania oleifera isolate guangnan ecotype guangnan chromosome 12, ASM2987363v1, whole genome shotgun sequence genome:
- the LOC131143882 gene encoding uncharacterized protein LOC131143882, whose amino-acid sequence MAEGTPVRDHVVNMIGFLNELEILGAESDGESEVDIVLQSLLDSFKKFFLNYNMNKLFYSLVELLKELQATEDLIRKPTIAHMTEKYTSSSDDESSNQEVSYMAWDNDEEHCSSSKSDNEYDSGSSNESDDNENMSSYEEL is encoded by the exons atGGCAGAAGGGACCCCAGTAAGGGATCATGTTGTGAATATGATTGGTTTTCTCAATGAGCTAGAGATCCTTGGAGCTGAAAGCGATGGGGAATCCGAAGTTGATATCGTTCTCCAGTCGCTGCTTGACTCTTTCAAGAAGTTTTTCCTCAACTACAACATGAATAAACTCTTTTACTCATTAGTAGaactacttaaagagcttcaagcaACTGAGGACCTCATTAGGAAGCCAACTATTGCTCATATGACTGAGAAAT ATACAAGTAGCTCTGATGATGAATCAAGTAACCAAGAGGTTTCTTATATGGCATGGGACAACGATGAAGAACattgttcctcatccaaatcagatAATGAATATGACAGTGGTTCATCTAATGAATCTGATGATAATGAGaatatgtcatcttatgaagaactataa